A genomic segment from Parolsenella catena encodes:
- a CDS encoding RbsD/FucU family protein: protein MLKGISPVLPPELLSILCEMGHGDTLVIADGNFPAASIAKDCKLVRCDGHGVPEILKAILKLVPLDQYVEKPVTLMDVVPGDDCETPIWDTYKQLVSEVDDRGADVIGTIDRFPFYDEAKKAYVVIATSERAQYANVILQKGVVYENEQID from the coding sequence ATGCTCAAGGGTATCTCTCCGGTGCTTCCGCCCGAGCTCCTCTCGATCCTGTGCGAGATGGGCCACGGCGACACGCTCGTCATCGCCGACGGCAACTTCCCGGCGGCCTCCATCGCCAAGGACTGCAAGCTCGTCCGCTGCGACGGCCACGGCGTGCCCGAGATCCTCAAGGCCATCCTCAAGCTCGTCCCGCTCGACCAGTACGTCGAGAAGCCCGTCACGCTCATGGACGTCGTGCCGGGTGACGATTGCGAGACCCCGATCTGGGACACGTACAAGCAGCTCGTCTCCGAGGTGGACGACCGCGGCGCCGACGTCATCGGCACCATCGACCGCTTCCCGTTCTACGACGAGGCCAAGAAGGCCTACGTCGTGATCGCCACGAGCGAGCGCGCCCAGTATGCTAACGTCATTCTGCAGAAGGGCGTCGTGTACGAGAACGAGCAGATCGACTAG
- the uvrB gene encoding excinuclease ABC subunit UvrB: MVASKTADGNASQVTGHVGAELRRFGVQGEGAPLKVVSRFEPAGDQPQAIEKLARGVREGLRYQTLMGVTGSGKTFTMAKTIEAVNKPTLILEPNKTLAAQVASEMRELFPNNAVVYFVSYYDYYQPEAYVPQSDTYIEKDSSINEEVEKLRHQATASLLSRRDVICVASVSCIYGIGSPEDYAGLAPNVSKDEPLERDDLIHALIDIQYDRNDVDLARGCFRVRGERVDVFPPYAEHPLRIEFFGDEVELIAEIDEVTGEIIREYDAVPIWPASHYVTERPKINHALDTINSELTERLAQLKASDKLLEAQRLRERTAYDLEMLETMGFCNGIENYSRHLDGRKPGEPPYTLIDYFPKDMLCIIDESHVTVPQIRGMHEGDRSRKITLVEHGFRLPSALDNRPLRFDEFEARVPQFLYVSATPGDYEEQVSQQTVEQIIRPTGLLDPKIDVRPIRGQIDDLTEEIRARVAKHERVLVTTLTKRMAEDLTDHLLDGGFKVNYMHSDTATLDRVDIIRDLRTGKIDVLVGINLLREGLDIPEVSLVAILDADKEGFLRNRRSLIQTMGRAARNAHGEVVMYADAVTDSMRVAIDETRRRRELQERYNAEHGIVPKTVSKSIADISSFIAEAEDTVGDKTRDRHGTGSHGAFESLSGVESDARARSEATARSVANELASKLPHEELARLMETLEADMNAASEAMDFERAAELRDQLVELRSRVEGSTEDEVMARLKAGARKGSAHATRRRYRPRKK, from the coding sequence ATGGTTGCGAGTAAAACGGCGGACGGCAATGCATCGCAGGTCACAGGCCACGTGGGCGCCGAGCTTCGTCGCTTCGGCGTCCAGGGCGAGGGGGCGCCTCTCAAGGTCGTCTCGCGCTTCGAACCTGCGGGAGACCAGCCGCAGGCCATCGAGAAGCTCGCCCGCGGCGTGCGCGAGGGCCTTCGCTACCAGACGCTCATGGGCGTCACGGGCTCGGGCAAGACGTTCACCATGGCCAAGACCATCGAGGCCGTGAACAAGCCCACGCTCATCCTCGAGCCCAACAAGACGCTCGCCGCCCAGGTTGCCAGCGAGATGCGCGAGCTGTTCCCCAACAACGCGGTGGTCTACTTCGTCTCCTACTACGACTACTACCAGCCCGAGGCCTACGTCCCGCAGTCGGACACCTACATCGAGAAGGACTCCTCCATCAACGAGGAGGTCGAGAAGCTGCGCCACCAGGCTACGGCGAGCCTGCTGTCCCGCCGCGACGTCATCTGCGTGGCATCGGTGAGCTGCATATACGGCATCGGCAGCCCGGAGGACTACGCCGGCCTTGCCCCCAATGTCTCCAAGGACGAGCCCCTCGAGCGCGACGACCTCATCCACGCCCTCATCGACATTCAGTACGACCGCAACGACGTTGACCTCGCGCGCGGGTGCTTCCGCGTGCGCGGAGAGCGCGTGGACGTGTTCCCGCCGTACGCCGAGCACCCCCTGCGCATCGAGTTCTTTGGCGACGAGGTGGAGCTCATCGCAGAGATCGACGAGGTCACCGGGGAGATCATCCGCGAGTACGACGCCGTCCCCATCTGGCCGGCGAGCCACTATGTCACCGAACGCCCCAAGATTAACCACGCGCTCGACACGATCAACTCCGAGCTCACGGAGCGCCTGGCGCAGCTCAAGGCCTCCGACAAGCTCCTGGAGGCGCAGCGCCTGCGCGAGCGCACGGCCTATGACCTCGAGATGCTCGAGACGATGGGCTTCTGCAACGGCATCGAGAACTACTCGCGCCACCTGGACGGACGCAAGCCCGGCGAGCCGCCCTACACGCTCATCGACTACTTCCCCAAGGACATGCTCTGCATCATCGACGAGTCCCACGTCACGGTGCCGCAGATTCGTGGCATGCACGAGGGGGACCGCTCACGCAAGATCACGCTCGTGGAGCACGGCTTCCGCCTGCCGAGCGCCCTGGACAACCGCCCGCTGCGCTTCGACGAGTTCGAGGCCCGCGTGCCGCAGTTCCTCTACGTCTCGGCCACGCCCGGTGACTACGAGGAGCAGGTGAGCCAGCAGACGGTGGAGCAGATCATCCGCCCCACGGGCCTTCTCGACCCCAAGATTGACGTGCGGCCCATCCGCGGCCAGATCGACGACCTCACCGAGGAGATCCGCGCGCGCGTGGCCAAGCACGAGCGCGTGCTCGTGACCACGCTCACCAAGCGCATGGCCGAGGACCTCACGGACCACCTGCTCGACGGGGGCTTCAAGGTCAACTACATGCATTCGGACACCGCCACGCTCGACCGCGTGGACATCATCCGCGACCTGCGCACGGGAAAGATCGACGTGCTCGTGGGCATCAACCTCTTGCGTGAGGGCCTCGACATCCCGGAGGTGTCGCTTGTGGCGATCCTCGACGCGGACAAGGAGGGATTCCTGCGCAACCGTCGCTCGCTCATCCAGACGATGGGCCGCGCGGCGAGAAACGCCCATGGCGAGGTCGTCATGTACGCCGACGCCGTCACCGACTCCATGCGCGTGGCCATCGACGAGACGCGCCGGCGCCGCGAGCTGCAGGAGCGATACAACGCCGAGCACGGCATCGTGCCCAAGACGGTGAGCAAGTCCATCGCCGACATCTCGAGCTTCATCGCCGAGGCCGAGGATACCGTGGGCGACAAGACGCGCGACCGCCATGGCACGGGCAGCCACGGCGCGTTCGAGAGCCTGTCGGGCGTGGAGAGCGACGCGCGGGCCCGCAGCGAGGCCACGGCGCGCTCCGTCGCCAACGAGCTCGCGAGCAAGCTGCCGCACGAGGAGCTCGCGAGGCTCATGGAGACTCTCGAGGCGGACATGAACGCCGCGAGCGAGGCCATGGACTTCGAGCGCGCCGCCGAGCTGCGAGACCAGCTCGTGGAGCTGAGGAGCCGCGTCGAGGGCAGCACGGAGGACGAGGTCATGGCCCGCCTCAAGGCCGGTGCGCGCAAGGGCAGCGCCCACGCCACGCGCAGACGCTACAGGCCCAGGAAGAAGTAG
- a CDS encoding UxaA family hydrolase: MRNGVIIDEKDNVVVAIHELEAGTDVAYPLPGGGEGHVITTEHIPLFHKIARTDIKRGEKVVKYGEYIGVATADIAAGEHVHTHNCASSDDLKDTDANDVASAASDVVAPAAAPKSTRTFRGYRRADGQVGIRNHVLVLPTSICASDTTERIARAVSGCVTFHNQNGCSQVNVDQQLTVDTLAGLAASPNVYAVLAVSLGCEGCQNDLVIDAIRKRCDKPIRSLIIQRVGGSIKAVEEGTRIARELVREASLCEREDVPVSELIFGTNCGGSDTSSGLGSNPLIGEVSDWMVSQGATTVLCETPELFGGEHILARRAATPEVGEQVLKIVRDYEKYVQMFGAEMREGNPSPGNMAGGLTTLEEKSLGCIHKAGHSPINAVYPYAAPLKSHEGLVIMDTPGNDPSSVGGIIAGGCQLVVFSTGLGTPTGNAIAPVLRITANGRTAKTMADNIDFDAQATIYGPQSMEELRDRLIDQIIAVCNGEPTCAEALGYTETALPHLCNYM, from the coding sequence ATGAGAAACGGCGTCATCATTGACGAGAAGGACAACGTCGTCGTCGCCATCCACGAGCTCGAGGCCGGCACCGACGTCGCCTACCCGCTGCCCGGCGGCGGCGAGGGCCATGTCATCACGACCGAGCACATCCCGCTGTTCCACAAGATTGCCCGCACCGACATCAAGCGCGGCGAGAAGGTCGTGAAGTACGGCGAGTACATCGGCGTCGCCACGGCAGACATCGCGGCGGGCGAGCACGTTCACACGCACAACTGCGCGAGCTCCGATGACCTCAAGGACACCGACGCCAACGACGTGGCCTCTGCCGCATCCGACGTCGTTGCCCCCGCGGCCGCGCCCAAGTCCACGCGCACGTTCCGCGGATATCGCAGGGCAGACGGCCAGGTGGGCATCCGCAACCACGTTCTCGTCCTTCCCACGAGCATCTGCGCCTCCGACACCACCGAGCGCATCGCCCGTGCCGTCAGCGGCTGCGTGACGTTCCACAACCAGAACGGCTGCAGCCAGGTGAACGTGGACCAGCAGCTCACGGTTGACACGCTCGCCGGCCTTGCCGCCAGCCCCAACGTCTACGCCGTGCTGGCCGTGTCGCTGGGCTGCGAGGGCTGCCAGAACGACCTCGTCATCGACGCCATCCGCAAGCGTTGCGACAAGCCCATCCGCTCACTCATCATCCAGAGGGTCGGCGGCTCCATCAAGGCCGTGGAGGAGGGCACGCGCATCGCCCGCGAGCTCGTCCGCGAGGCGAGCCTGTGCGAGCGCGAGGACGTGCCCGTCTCCGAGCTCATCTTTGGCACCAACTGCGGCGGCTCGGACACCTCGAGTGGCCTTGGCTCCAACCCGCTCATCGGCGAGGTCTCCGACTGGATGGTCTCGCAGGGCGCCACGACCGTCCTGTGCGAGACGCCCGAGCTGTTCGGCGGCGAGCACATCCTGGCTCGCCGCGCCGCCACGCCCGAGGTGGGCGAGCAGGTGCTCAAGATCGTGCGCGACTACGAGAAGTACGTGCAGATGTTCGGCGCCGAGATGCGCGAGGGCAACCCCAGCCCCGGCAACATGGCCGGTGGCCTCACCACGCTCGAGGAGAAGTCGCTCGGCTGCATCCACAAGGCCGGCCACAGCCCCATCAACGCGGTGTACCCCTATGCTGCGCCGCTCAAGAGCCACGAGGGCCTCGTGATCATGGACACCCCGGGCAACGACCCCTCCAGCGTGGGCGGCATCATCGCCGGCGGCTGCCAGCTCGTGGTCTTCTCGACGGGCCTTGGCACGCCCACGGGCAACGCGATCGCCCCGGTGCTGCGCATCACGGCCAACGGCCGCACGGCCAAGACCATGGCTGACAACATCGACTTCGACGCGCAGGCCACGATCTATGGGCCGCAGTCCATGGAGGAGCTGCGCGACCGTCTCATCGACCAGATCATCGCCGTGTGCAACGGCGAGCCCACGTGCGCCGAGGCGCTCGGCTACACGGAGACGGCGCTGCCGCACCTGTGCAACTACATGTAG
- a CDS encoding IclR family transcriptional regulator, with protein MATATEKPQHRSTMRVLDILETLANASGGLTMAEICREVGAPKGSLSPILHTMADTSYVAYDDATKRYSIGLKTYLLGKSFDRESTSMSLFMAAMRGVTNACGETCQLGVLDHGRVLYIAKVDSPQPVRLTSSIGKTLPIHYTAIGKVLVSEMGEADVRAMLHEPLERPTQATVRSADEFIAQLDKVRREGFAYDREEATEAVQCIGVGIRRHGVIEYGLSVTTPSYRMGEEKQLRIKEALVRAKRHMERALA; from the coding sequence ATGGCAACAGCTACAGAAAAGCCCCAGCACCGCTCGACGATGCGCGTCCTCGACATCCTCGAGACGCTCGCGAACGCCTCCGGCGGCCTCACGATGGCGGAGATCTGCCGCGAGGTGGGGGCGCCAAAGGGCAGCCTCTCCCCCATCCTCCACACGATGGCGGACACCAGCTACGTTGCCTACGACGACGCCACGAAGCGCTACTCCATCGGCCTCAAGACCTATCTGCTTGGCAAGTCGTTCGACCGCGAGAGCACCTCGATGAGCCTGTTCATGGCCGCGATGCGAGGCGTCACGAACGCCTGCGGCGAGACCTGCCAGCTCGGCGTCCTCGACCACGGGCGCGTGCTCTACATCGCCAAGGTCGACTCGCCCCAGCCCGTGCGGCTCACCTCGAGCATCGGCAAGACGCTGCCGATCCACTACACGGCCATCGGCAAGGTGCTCGTGAGCGAGATGGGCGAGGCGGACGTGCGCGCGATGCTCCACGAGCCGCTCGAGCGCCCCACGCAGGCGACCGTCCGCAGCGCCGACGAGTTCATCGCCCAGCTCGACAAGGTGAGGCGCGAGGGCTTTGCCTATGACCGCGAGGAGGCCACCGAGGCAGTCCAGTGCATCGGCGTGGGCATCCGCAGGCACGGCGTCATCGAGTACGGCCTGTCCGTGACGACGCCCTCCTATCGTATGGGCGAGGAGAAGCAGCTGCGAATCAAGGAGGCGCTCGTGCGCGCCAAGCGCCACATGGAGCGCGCGCTGGCGTAG
- a CDS encoding YerC/YecD family TrpR-related protein, translating to MEARKVLDTEAARTLVSAIGQLSAPSEVEAFLTDLCTPREIEDLSQRLEVAQLLDAGKPYLSVQEQTGASSTTVSRVSKCLNGAAGGYRVVLDRLAGK from the coding sequence ATGGAAGCTCGGAAAGTCTTGGACACGGAGGCCGCACGGACGCTCGTGAGCGCGATCGGCCAGCTCTCGGCCCCCTCCGAGGTCGAGGCGTTCCTCACGGACCTGTGCACCCCGCGTGAGATCGAGGACCTCTCGCAGCGCCTCGAAGTGGCACAGCTCCTCGACGCCGGCAAGCCCTACCTCTCCGTGCAGGAGCAGACGGGCGCCTCGTCCACGACGGTCAGCCGCGTCTCCAAGTGCCTGAACGGCGCCGCCGGCGGCTATCGCGTGGTCCTCGACCGCCTGGCTGGGAAGTAG
- a CDS encoding dihydrodipicolinate synthase family protein — translation MFKGIFCPSITITDDEGKIDYDLWGKHLDHLADAGVNGVLLFGSIGEFYSVSLADKEAALEFAVKRVGERMKVFAGVGDTTYANVIEFTKFAEKAGADAVLAVSPYYFGPSPLTAENYFGGIAEATKLPVILYNFPARTGTDLTPELVASLAAKHPNICGIKDTVDTISHTRKVIRAARAVNPDFTVFSGFDEYYLVNRVSGGNGVLCGLTNVEPETFVKMHAAYEEGDFATAVACAERISKLMAVYDVCDLFVSAIKAAVKVKGLPISTKIFEPAVQATEADEAAIAELLAE, via the coding sequence ATGTTCAAGGGCATCTTCTGCCCGTCCATCACCATTACGGACGACGAGGGCAAAATCGACTACGACCTCTGGGGCAAGCACCTCGACCACCTTGCCGACGCCGGCGTGAACGGCGTTTTGCTGTTCGGCAGCATCGGCGAGTTCTACAGCGTCTCGCTTGCCGACAAGGAGGCCGCGCTCGAGTTTGCCGTCAAGCGCGTTGGTGAGCGCATGAAGGTGTTTGCCGGCGTGGGCGACACGACGTACGCCAACGTCATCGAGTTCACGAAGTTCGCCGAGAAGGCCGGTGCCGATGCGGTGCTCGCCGTCTCGCCGTACTACTTTGGCCCGAGCCCTCTGACCGCCGAGAACTACTTTGGCGGCATCGCCGAGGCCACGAAGCTGCCCGTGATCCTCTACAACTTCCCGGCGCGCACCGGCACCGACCTCACGCCCGAGCTCGTGGCCTCTCTTGCCGCCAAGCACCCCAACATCTGCGGCATCAAGGACACCGTGGACACGATCAGCCACACGCGCAAGGTCATCCGCGCCGCGCGTGCCGTGAACCCCGACTTCACCGTGTTCTCCGGCTTTGACGAGTATTACCTGGTCAACCGCGTGAGTGGCGGCAACGGCGTGCTGTGCGGCCTCACGAACGTGGAGCCCGAGACGTTCGTCAAGATGCACGCGGCCTACGAGGAGGGCGACTTCGCGACCGCCGTGGCGTGCGCCGAGCGCATCTCCAAGCTCATGGCCGTCTATGACGTCTGCGACCTGTTCGTCTCTGCCATCAAGGCTGCCGTGAAGGTCAAGGGCCTGCCCATCTCCACGAAGATCTTCGAGCCGGCCGTCCAGGCCACCGAGGCCGATGAGGCCGCCATCGCGGAGCTGCTCGCGGAGTAG
- a CDS encoding MFS transporter has product MSDSAKKASTKGAAATIAIVLVTSLFFVWGLAMNLVSSLNAPIANYLELTTTQTSLMQVAYYGAYFVMAIPAGAIAKKFGYKGGVIAGLALFVIGSIITVPATNAASFALFLVSTFVVAAGATTLEANCNPYITKLGDEKHESMRLNLAQSFNGVGSIVGPLIMAQILSTTVAAGQPGFAEAKTAFLGSTRGIYIVIAIVLAIMLAVFVFVKLPTPPNDVEEAGSEKAAKGGALKKPYFKLGVVAEFFYVGIQTVGFSLFATYATKVAGLEMSLATGLVSALSLLFTIGRFGSTPLLAKKDPGKLLGIYMTGAAVCFFLVFLNLGVVSVAAFVVAYLFMSIGYPTIFSLSLRGMSGDETKTGSSIITMSIVGGAIIPVVVSAIGDACGLSVAMLVAVPCLAFCAWYGFAGSKIGFGEE; this is encoded by the coding sequence ATGTCTGATTCCGCCAAGAAGGCGAGCACCAAGGGCGCTGCGGCAACCATCGCCATCGTTCTCGTGACCTCGCTGTTTTTCGTCTGGGGCCTGGCCATGAACCTGGTCAGCTCGCTGAACGCCCCGATCGCCAACTACCTTGAGCTGACGACCACCCAGACGTCGCTCATGCAGGTGGCCTACTACGGTGCCTACTTCGTCATGGCCATCCCGGCCGGCGCCATCGCCAAGAAGTTCGGCTACAAGGGTGGCGTCATCGCCGGCCTCGCCCTGTTCGTGATTGGCTCCATCATCACGGTGCCCGCCACGAACGCCGCCTCGTTCGCCCTGTTCCTGGTCTCCACGTTCGTCGTTGCCGCTGGCGCCACCACGCTCGAGGCCAACTGCAACCCCTACATCACCAAGCTCGGTGACGAGAAGCACGAGTCCATGCGACTCAACCTCGCCCAGTCGTTCAACGGCGTCGGTTCCATCGTGGGCCCGCTCATCATGGCCCAGATCCTGAGCACGACGGTCGCCGCCGGCCAGCCCGGCTTCGCCGAGGCCAAGACGGCCTTCCTGGGCAGCACCCGTGGCATCTACATCGTGATCGCCATCGTGCTCGCCATCATGCTCGCCGTGTTCGTCTTCGTGAAGCTCCCCACGCCGCCGAACGACGTCGAGGAGGCCGGCTCCGAGAAGGCCGCCAAGGGCGGTGCCCTCAAGAAGCCCTACTTCAAGCTTGGCGTCGTCGCCGAGTTCTTCTACGTGGGCATCCAGACGGTTGGCTTCTCCCTGTTCGCCACGTATGCGACGAAGGTCGCCGGCCTTGAGATGAGCCTCGCCACGGGCCTCGTGAGCGCCCTGTCGCTGCTGTTCACCATCGGCCGCTTCGGCTCTACGCCGCTTCTGGCCAAGAAGGACCCGGGCAAGCTGCTCGGCATCTACATGACGGGTGCCGCCGTCTGCTTCTTCCTCGTCTTCCTGAACCTTGGCGTGGTCTCGGTCGCCGCGTTCGTCGTGGCCTACCTGTTCATGTCCATCGGCTACCCGACGATCTTCTCGCTGTCGCTGCGCGGCATGAGCGGCGACGAGACCAAGACCGGCTCGTCCATCATCACGATGTCGATCGTGGGCGGCGCCATCATCCCGGTCGTCGTGAGCGCCATCGGCGATGCCTGCGGCCTGTCCGTCGCCATGCTCGTCGCCGTTCCCTGCCTGGCCTTCTGCGCCTGGTACGGCTTCGCCGGCTCCAAGATCGGCTTTGGGGAGGAGTAA
- a CDS encoding L-fucose dehydrogenase, with protein MDLHLEGKVIFVTGGFKGIGKGIALQLAREGAIPVVLNRKDGVEDEFRAEISEITKTFEMYYIDLNDTDAIKPIVEEVYKKYGHIDGVVNNAGRNDNLELETLDWHDFEKSLHGNLTHYFELVHCCCPYLKESKGSIVNIASKVALTGQGKTTAYAAAKGAILGLTREWAAALVHDSVRVNAIVVAEAWTPLYANWIKTFGDEEAQQKRLSLITDRIPLEHRMTTCEEIADTAAFLLSDRASHTTGQWCSVDGGYVNLDRALD; from the coding sequence ATGGATCTTCATCTCGAGGGCAAGGTCATCTTCGTCACCGGCGGCTTCAAGGGCATCGGTAAGGGCATCGCGCTGCAGCTCGCTCGCGAGGGCGCTATCCCCGTGGTCCTGAACCGCAAGGACGGTGTCGAGGACGAGTTCCGCGCCGAGATCTCTGAGATCACCAAGACGTTCGAGATGTACTACATCGACCTCAACGACACCGACGCCATCAAGCCCATCGTCGAGGAGGTCTACAAGAAGTACGGCCACATCGACGGCGTGGTGAACAACGCTGGCCGCAACGACAACCTCGAGCTCGAGACCCTCGACTGGCACGACTTCGAGAAGTCCCTGCACGGCAACCTCACGCACTACTTCGAGCTCGTCCACTGCTGCTGCCCGTACCTCAAGGAGTCCAAGGGCTCCATCGTGAACATCGCCTCCAAGGTCGCCCTCACCGGCCAGGGCAAGACGACGGCCTACGCCGCCGCCAAGGGCGCCATCCTCGGCCTCACCCGTGAGTGGGCCGCCGCTCTCGTCCACGACTCCGTGCGTGTCAACGCCATCGTCGTCGCCGAGGCCTGGACGCCGCTGTACGCCAACTGGATCAAGACCTTCGGTGACGAGGAGGCCCAGCAGAAGCGTCTGTCCCTCATCACGGACCGCATCCCGCTGGAGCACCGTATGACCACCTGCGAGGAGATCGCCGACACCGCGGCCTTCCTGCTCTCCGACCGCGCCTCCCACACCACCGGCCAGTGGTGCAGCGTCGACGGCGGCTACGTCAACCTCGATCGCGCCCTCGACTAG
- a CDS encoding phage holin family protein translates to MAFIAKWLVGSIAVGVAVWLVPGIEVVGGTWAAPIFTALFLAIVNALVKPVLKVLGFPLTVISLGLFLLVINAFMLELAGYLSRNITHAGILVDGFGAALLGAVIVSVVSMMLGGVIR, encoded by the coding sequence ATGGCATTCATCGCAAAGTGGCTCGTGGGATCGATCGCCGTGGGCGTGGCCGTCTGGCTCGTCCCGGGCATCGAGGTCGTGGGCGGCACGTGGGCCGCGCCCATCTTCACGGCGCTGTTTCTCGCCATCGTGAACGCGCTCGTCAAGCCCGTGCTCAAGGTGCTCGGGTTCCCGCTCACCGTCATCTCGCTGGGGCTGTTCTTGCTCGTCATCAACGCGTTCATGCTCGAGCTCGCGGGCTACCTCTCGAGAAACATCACGCATGCCGGCATCCTCGTGGACGGCTTTGGCGCGGCGCTTCTCGGCGCGGTCATCGTGTCTGTCGTCTCCATGATGCTCGGCGGCGTCATCAGGTAG
- a CDS encoding amidohydrolase family protein, giving the protein MSDLKVVDSHFHVWNLDTQSLPWLDGTDGTITHTYKVEDLEAEYARQAGVEFVGGVYVEVDCADHEAEDKIAYDLKAAHPKMLACMLRSDVSPWMRVPAFAAGIREPLHIDSEPKGRCLEPSFVEGLHTLAKKGLPFESCNRVNELEDAYEAFAQAPEETVILNHLGNVEALTSEWCAVMKKFATLPNLYVKVSGFPTADKQFVSELLKFTRDTFDPKKLLYASNWPVVKLYSSFDEHFQTLRDAFGDDEDFFMNNAVRAYGLTL; this is encoded by the coding sequence ATGTCTGATCTCAAGGTTGTCGATTCTCACTTCCACGTGTGGAACCTCGATACGCAGAGCCTTCCCTGGCTCGACGGCACCGACGGCACCATCACGCACACCTACAAGGTGGAGGACCTCGAGGCCGAGTACGCCCGCCAGGCCGGTGTTGAGTTCGTCGGCGGCGTGTACGTCGAGGTTGACTGCGCCGACCACGAGGCCGAGGACAAGATCGCCTACGACCTCAAGGCGGCCCACCCCAAGATGCTCGCCTGCATGCTTCGCAGCGACGTCTCTCCGTGGATGCGCGTCCCCGCGTTTGCCGCCGGCATCCGCGAGCCGCTCCACATCGACTCCGAGCCCAAGGGTCGTTGCCTTGAGCCCAGCTTTGTCGAGGGCCTTCACACGCTGGCCAAGAAGGGCCTGCCCTTCGAGTCCTGCAACCGCGTGAACGAGCTCGAGGACGCCTACGAGGCGTTCGCCCAGGCGCCCGAGGAGACCGTCATCCTGAACCACCTCGGCAACGTCGAGGCGCTCACGTCGGAGTGGTGCGCGGTCATGAAGAAGTTCGCGACCCTGCCGAACCTCTACGTGAAGGTCTCGGGCTTCCCGACGGCCGACAAGCAGTTCGTCTCCGAGCTGCTCAAGTTCACGCGCGACACGTTCGACCCCAAGAAGCTCCTGTACGCGTCCAACTGGCCCGTCGTGAAGCTCTACAGCTCCTTCGACGAGCACTTCCAGACGCTTCGCGACGCCTTTGGCGACGACGAGGACTTCTTCATGAACAACGCCGTGCGTGCCTACGGCCTTACGCTCTAA